GTACTCCATGATAAATGGCCTCCTGGACTCCATTTGTTCCTCCGTGAGCCACAAATAGTTTCACCTTTGGATGTCCTAAAAGGTCTTTTTGTGGCATCCAGTTAACCAGTAAAGTGTTTTTTCCCACATTGGCCGGTTTGATACCTTTATAGCTCCAGATTACTTTCTGAGGTAACTGACCAAAAGCTTCAGTAATTTTGTTTGTCACATCTGAAGGGAGCTCACTAACAAAAGTCCCAAGAGACATGATGATGACGCCATGCTGTCCAGAGCTCTGAACAAACTCCTCCAGGTTCTTAGGAAGAGGTTTAGCTGGTTCACACTGAAAGCCCCCGATGTACATGGCATTTGGCATGGTAGGGCGAGGAAACTCAAAAACAAAGTCCACTCTCATGAGCCACAGGTCTGCTTCCCGCAACAAGTCACTGTATCTAACATCTGGGCCAAAGAATTTATTACAGATGGCTTGATACTGGGGACGGATCAGAAAGGTGTCCTGGACTTCCCAGATAGTGtagaaaaggacatttttgaCTCTCTCCATAAAGGTCATTTTGTCTGTCAGTCCTGAGCCTGTCATTGGAATGTAAGATAAAGGAGAAGGTGCAAGGGCTAAGTGGCCCTCCCCACTGGTAACCCATCTCACATTATAAACTAGAGGTAGTTTAAGAGCATGTGCTAACATTATTCCAGCTCCCCATGCAGGATCAGTCATTACTAGGTCATAATTTTTTGCCTTTAAACcattcataaacattttatcCTCCAACATTGTGCTTGCCATCTTGCACATTATTCCATGCATGTCGAACAtagctttaaacatttcaacCTGCAAACTCATGAAGCTCAAGACAGAGCTCTCTCCTCTCTCTAATGCAAAAATCTTTCTAAGGATTGGGTTGATGAAATCATGATTGAAAGCTCTGGCAACAGGAACTGTGATGGTTTTGTAGTATGGAGAGTCGTCGTTGATGTACCAGCTTTTATTGGTCCTTATTACATCAATAGAGTGCCCACGAGAGTGGAGAGCTTGAATCATAATGTCCATATTCACCCAGTGGCTGCCTTCCAAAGGAATGATCAAAATCCTGCCACCGTGACCAACTCTCCATGAAAGGAATACTGCAAATATTAGGAAAAGATATGCTGTGGCTTTCCCCCTGGATTCCATCTTTagcctaaaagaaaaaatatatataatttgacATGTTGTTTTAcatagaaaatagaaaacaaaatccattaCATACCTGCTTTGAATGAAGTAGGTCTAGTgagatttttagttttctacATGAAACATCTTATGGTCTGCACAAGTAATGCAATTGAAAATTCCAGAAAAACTTGTATAAAGCGATTATGGATTAGCTTACTTTGGTGAGGGAGGCTGTTCAGCAAAAAGAAGGGGTCTCTTTGTTCTGCATTGTGCAACAAGCCTGCTTTGAATTCAAGGTTGTGCTTACAATCTGAGGTCCTTTTTAGATTTAGCTTTTCTTTAtctttacaattattgtcatctTTAGCATATATTAATTAACAGACCATGGTTGGCATGGTTTGCAAGGTGACAACagttggaaaaacaataaagggTAGTTCAcgtgcaagattttttttttaatataaacattCTTAATTGTTTTCTGAATGATCAATCATACGTAAGAATTCCTAAATGGCATTGTATGATCCTGATCACAGACCAAAgggtatttattaaaataaaaggctAGGCTTCTGTATATTTGAGTctatttgtctttaattttgactattttgttttgaaaattcaTCCTATcatgataaaagaaaagaacagttcaaattcattaataaaacccaaaatgtcTGTATGCAAACTACTGACAAGCATTGTAtagcataaacacacacacatatatatatatatatatatatatatagatatatatatatatatatatatatatatatatatatatatatatatatatatttgaaattattttcagtatGCAGTTATGCAGTATACAGTTGAGTAGGAACTGGCAGACTAAAAGTCAGCTCCAGTGACCCGGACTCCATAGTCTCATGTGTTCTGACCTTCATCTACAATCATGAGATATACAGTAAATTATGAACAGAACAGGATTCTGGATGTACGCGGCTTAAATGAGCACTCTACGGAGTAGTTAAGCTAACTCTTGTCTTCACTCCTTCTGTCTTCATGACCTTCTGATTGTGTAGTTTTaatttagcaatattttctcttttgcaaaATTGTCTCATTTTTCTGCCTTACTCAACAGAAAATTGCTGTAACAATGCTGTTCTCTTGTGACCTTATACAAGAGAACATTCTATTTTATAGGTGTGTGGCCACTTAGAGGCAATGAATGCTCCGGTAAAAAGCCCACAGGTCCTCTTGGGATTGTGACTAAATAtttgtgctgcagaatttgATCTTGCCTATGTGCCTGTAATAAAGCTATTGTGACACAGTTTTGGTGTGACAAATTAGTTGTTTTCTTACTTAATTTCTTGACATACAATTGGTATGCTGTTAATATTGTTCTTTTACAGCCTGTTCAAAGAATCCAGAGTTTGACATGATGTCCACAGTCTGTAAGTAGATTCCAGTTGACAGAACATTTGTTCTATATGTTAAGCTAAAACTCAAATGACTGAATTCCCTGATAAGtccttcagctctgcagaggccttTAGCAAAACATTCAAGTCACCCAGgcatgttgctgaaataaacGAGTGACAGGATAGTAGCTCTCCGAAACTGAGGGTGGCTCCCCAGAGTCCAAAACCATGCCTGAACTTTGTTGTTACTGTAAAATGTGACGCACCCTTAGAAGGAATTCAAGATGTTTGCTCTGGAAGGAAACAGATTTCAGGGGAATTTCAAGTCCTGACAAGAAAATCTGCAGGGAGTCAGCAAACAGGCTCTTATGGTTAGCTCAGAAAATGTGTTCCAGAATGCTTCTTTTTAGAAAGCtgatgataaaaagaaaaaggaagtttTTCTGCTGAAATTATGCACCAGAATTACAAGCGTCCTGATgcaaaatattctgtggatCTAGGCATtaagaaatatgcaaaatagaacaaaataaaacaaaacgaACGCCACATTAATGACATGCTTTTACTCAAAGGACATGTTCTTCCTGGATTATGTTGTTCTGCCCATTACTATGGCAGTTGTCATGATTTAAACTACATGAATATGTATGtacgttttattttgttgcttttcctgTCTAGCTGCTCTTTAGAAACAAGTTTAGAATTAGACTATAAAATGCACATTGTACACATGTCCAGTCAGCAATAACTGTGTTCAGAGTTGCAGCATTGTTTCTGGCACAATAGAATCTCAGAAATTGAATGCAAAGGAATGTTGTGAATAGTCTGCACTGTCCTTCAAATGTCTCAGATGGTCTGAAGAGCAGTTAAtatgcttttctttcatttcccaTTGTGATTGAAGATGTTTCTAGAGAGTACTGCCAGGATGAGTAGGGACTATGATGCTGGCCCATTTGTGAATGACTGGGATGAAAAGGAGAGCAGATCCAAGAACTGACACCAAAAGGAAGGCCCACAGAAACATTCGATCCAGGACCTGAGCAGCAAACTTCCAGTCTCGCACCACCTGTaggaaaaaagaagcacaaatcAACCTCTAAGAATATTAAAATAGCTTAGTGACAAGGAAATTTGGAACTGACTAATActtgttgttctttttcagcattttgtgaGAAATGCTGAAAAAGGTCAAACTCACCTCTCTGACCTGGTTTTCTTTAACCACGTGCATCGTGATATAGCGAATAGATTCCAAAGCTGCTTGGAGGTTGTGCTGGGTGGAGAGAAGTGGAGTGATCTCAGGAGTTgggtttttaatcttttctaaTCCAATATTTCTTTCTGATTCAGGCACTCTGGCTGTAGCATAGCGGTCCACATGGCTGCGCATGCATAGCAGCTTAGGTAGCCGATGTAGAAAAATCCTTCTCACCCATGGTGCCATGCCATGATGTGTCGATGAAGAACGATGGTGGATGTTGATGGCAAAGACAGTGATGACGATTGAGAGTGTGACAAAGATCATGGTAAAGACCAGGTATTCCCCAATAAGAGGGATTGCCTTAGAAGAAGAAGGGATGATCTCTTCAATGACCAAGAGGAAGACTGTGAGCGACACAAGCACTGAGGTGCAGAGAGAGATCTTTTCACCACCGTTTGAGGGCAGATAGAAGACGAGGATGGTGAGAAAGGACAGGCCAATGCAAGGGATGATGAGGAAGAGAGTGTAGAAAAGAGGCAGCCTGCGGATAATAAAGAAATAGGTGATGGTGGGATAGGAACTACTGCCATCAGTTCTGAGACCACGGCTGCCTGTTGCTTTCACTATCTCCCATTCCCCATTGTCAAAATAATCCTGCTTGTCCACATGGAAATCTTCCAGAAGGACATCCACCTATAAGAATACatcataaaattaataaaaggtTACCACTGCTAATGCACTGTGCACTTTCACTGAAATTTAGACTCACTTGTGAGCCATCATAGGTCCAGGATCCAAACTTCATTGAACAGTTCTGGAGGTCAAATGGGAAGAATGTGACATCGATGGTGCAGGAGGACTTGTAGTTGGCTGGTGGATTCCATGAAATGGTTCCGTCGTACTTGACGACAGCCTTAGTGATAGTTCCCTCAAAACGTCCATCTGAACTGTGGAGACAAAATAACCAGAGGCTATTTAGCTCTGTGTGGTGTGATTACAGTTTTCTAAAACCCTTAAATTATTACCTCTAATCTAATATTATCATGTAGCAGCCCACCCCATTATGTCACATACTTGTCATAAAGTACAACATCAGGAAGCCAAATCCTGTCAGACGGAACACGAATGTTTGTGATGCCCAGAAAGTCTTCAGGGCTCCATCTCAATTTCATATCAACCCATTCCTATACaatagagaataaataatttcagaaaaaaatacaggtGCAATTTCCTTTGCAACAACTCACAATGAGAGGCAACActgtttgctttggttttagTATCCCACGGCATTGACCTGACACACACAGTTAAAGTAAACAGGCTGAAAACAGCTTTAAATTGAACGCATAGCCATTTTGGGAATAATAGATCATCTCATCTGCCCCTGCCCTTCAGTTTTCCAATGTGGCATGATGTAACTTATCACTGTGGGAGAATATAtccaaactgaaacaaagagcTGGGTTTAATAATTTATAAGACCCGCCACAGAGTCCATATATACAGCTGACAGGAGCAGGAGAGGGGATGGAGCGGGCATGGGGAAGCAGGTGTGTAGGCACAGGGTCGAATTGGCTCAAATTGATGAGAACTGTCAGTGGAATGCCACCAGACCTGAATAAAAGATTCATTCCCACAGAGGGACAGACTGCTTGACTGAAAGAACTTTCATACACAAAATGGCTATGAGCACCAAACAGGTTTACcagaacaggaaacaaaatccaaaatcagTTACGTATGTATGTACTACTTTACTTGCCTGTTTCATCCAAACATTAGTTGTCATTAACTGGTTTTTCTCATCCTGGAAGGGAAATTCAAAAGGTTACTGGCCATAACTCAAACCTTCAGAACCATTGCAAAGGATTAGAAAACCTTTAAGCTCACCACATCAACCAGCTGGGAGATGGCCAAGCCAAACTTCACACTGATGGTCTGGTTTAGGTACTCCACTGGACGAACCCATTTCTGGTAGTTTTGAAAGAGGTATTTGAACAGTTTATCTTCTGCTTTGGCATTGGAGGAGAGATTTGGAGCCTCTGAGATgtgagaaaagacagaaaagcacACTTTACGGCTTGAATATAAAATACAACACTATCCTGGACTTTTCTACAACATTATGTCAAGGTTATGCCTGACTGTTTGATGCCTCATTGGTCTGaaattgtaaatgaaaacaattaagagtatttgtgtttcaaaataataatataaaaatggcaTGATGATTGCCTGCTTACTTTGAGAAGCAAAGCCAGACAGGAACCATCCACTAAGCTCTGAGTCTTTTCTTGCAGTCGTAAGGAAGAAGCtccatgtttgcattttttattagaGAACAGCCTCTCCAGCATGCTTCGACCATTTGACCATGCTAGTTCATGTTTAAACTTATTTGGTCTGGCAATGATGGATAgtagaattaaaatatttcccaGGAATTGTGGATAGGTCCACCTGTCTCCTCTATATTTGCAttatatttccatttggttcCTTCAGTTactgtttgtttattatgtagCTCCtagtttctgctctgtttttggatttgttttggcttcatttCCTCCTTTGGATTTTAGCCTCTTTTAAATCTAACAGCccgaaaataaaatccagtccagTCATTTGTCTCGGGAAGTCGAATACACAGTCtcattagaaataatttaaaggcCTCTGCACTTTGCTGAAGCACATTAGAATACAGCATCATCTGAAAATCTTAAATAATATTGGATAAGTGCAAAACTAACCAAAACAGGGCAGTTTTAACAGGATGGTGAGAAGAGAAGCAGCTTACAGAACCATGCTAACTCCAAGGAGTTGCATAGATCCACAGCTCATGTGAGATGATTTGTCAAGAGAATAGTCCTGCACTCCCCAAATCTGGGATTTATACAAGCATGGTAAGAAGAATGTCATTTGCAGTACACCACGAATGTAGAGGCAAAAGAAGTTGATCTAGAAAGATGTGGCCAAAATTGAGTTCTTTGGCCTGCATAGAAAATTCTGTAATGCTATTATGTAATGCAATGTAATacaaacaagttcatattttcATGATACAGGACTATCTAATATATTACATGACATGATAGACCAAATCTTATCAAGAATTTATGTGAGAACTTGAAAACTGGTGTTAACAGTTGTTCTCCATCCAGTAAACTTATTTTGATTAACCCAATTAAAAATAGAATGGGTTAATATTCCTATCTATATATGTGTCAAGCTTGCATAGACAcagcagctgtaattgcagccaAAGGTGATCCTGCAAAATGCTGAGTCAGGGATGCTGAATATCACATTTTTCTGAGTTCAgtatccttttccttccacctcagAATTATTCACACTAGTGAGTTGTTCTATCagttaaaatccaaataagatCCATTGCAGCTTCTGATTGTGGGGAgacaaataatgaaaacatttatgggGGTGTCAATATTGCAAAGTACTGCAGCTGAAAATTCACTATAATGATGGCCACACAGGTGTGTATCACCAGTACAGAAAACATGCCCAGCCAGTGGCTGTCTGATAAACAAATTCAGGATCACGCTGTCTTCTTCTACAACATGCCATCCCATGAGAAAGGCTGTTTCCTCTTTTTGGAAATGTTGTTTGTGGCCTGAGGCCTGAGGTACTattggggaaagaaaaaacaatgaataacaTCTGTGCAGTTTAATCTATCAGAACTAAACTGAAATCTGTTGCAgagtaaaattaatatttaatgttacccatcttattttgattaataatgTCGCTGCTCTGGAGTGAAtcattatgaaataaattagaaattacaTACTTTGATGGATGGCTCATTACAGATATAGAGCTCTTCAGTGTTAGTAAATCTTTGTTAAGGCAGTCTCAATAATCCCAGAActtcttttacagtttttatttgtgcttaCTCCTTCAGCTTGACCCATTCATGTTGTCAGTTATTTACATCTCTGCTTAGAACAGCTCTTAGATGCCTTGTTGCttgaacaaaaaatgttttatatttacctaACTGTAATCATGTATTCTTTTAGATTTATGTGGTAGGACTATTTCCATTTCTTAATTCCTGGTCAAATATGAATTATGAGTATGTGTaggtaaaagtaattttatgttaaaaatgtagGAGTTGTAGATTTAGACAATCCTAATGTACTTAAGTATTTTGGCTGAAAAAGTTGAAACCCAGATATAACCACTGGCAtcctttttgtctgtttcatcAACCTGAGAGGCAAATTCTTACAAGTGACTCAGTCCTGTGTGAATGATTCTGCCTGATTTGCCAAAGGAGAAGCAATTTGATTGGGGACCCTGCTAACTCATCCAACAAATAAGAACAAActcatataaaaaataaaaaataaagaaaaatcacctGGATTTCATAATTAGGTATAGTGCCTGATGCATTATATTTTGTAGTGACAGAAAGCAATAATATATTCCCTTTTTTCtacttgaataatttaaataagaGCTTTTTTCATGCATACAGTACAATACTTACGAAGAGAGTGACACAGGTGGTACCagcacagagatggaagcagcATCAGCAGTACATGGAAAGTGGTCGCCTCTCCTGCTCTAAGCATCATGTCAAAGTTGAACACAAGCAGCTGGTCTCTTAGGCATCCCAGAGCTgtcaatattaatgaaataaattgattCTCCTAAGAAATCACCGGTATTTATTGGCAGTAACCTTAAGTTATCATGCCTACATGCATCCTCCACTGACCACTGCACTGATAACACTTTTAATACAGGAATAGCACCCTCCACAAATCAAGAATGCCCTCCACCTTCACCTTGCAAACATGAACCTCTAAGACAAGCAGTCCATATTGCAGCATGCAAAGGCTGGATGCGTACCTGCTCCGACTCGTTCTCATTAGCACAGACTCCAGCGTGGCGGAAAATGAAAGGTGGAGGGAGTCCTGACAACAGCAACTGCGCTGCATCGCTCTCCTCCATTCCAGGCAGGTTCTTTTTCTAGCCTCCCACAGGCGCTGCTGCACACCCGGCTGCATCCAGTTGTGCACAGGCAACGTATTCTGTTCTCCTCTCAcccctccttttcctccttctccctcctcACAGTCCTCCTCAGCCCCTCCACCTCAACCAGCATCTCTCCTTCTGTGCTCTGAGAAATCCAGCCACTCATCACATGCAGTAATAGCCATCCTCTGAATCAGCCAACCTGCTGCTTAGACCAAAGCAGTAAATGGCGAGCTCTGATTACCATTACAATGGTTCCTGTTATCCACATCTGCACAGGTGGGAACATGGTAAGACATGACAAATGggagaaaatttacattttcttatgcTTTGtggaaattagaaaaaaaaaaaaaacaatagaagcATAAGTGCCATTTTTCAGGGAATCTTATTACAGATATCTGTAATAACCCATTCTGTCGTGGAGTAAATGTGAAGGGAAGCATCATTGTTGTGCAACTACCAAGCAAGACAAGGGAAAGTACCGGAACTGACTTGTATCTACTATTTCTAACTTTGAGCTTATTTCTGTGTTCACTAACCTTTCAAGTTTCAAGATAAATATATCTTGAAACTTCAGAATTCAATCCAAACTTAAATCTTAAATCTGTTAAATCTGTGTTGTACACAGATTTATTACATATGGATGTATTTCAAGCAgttattttttgtcaatttagatgataaagaaaaacaaaaaatgtagtcTTCAAGAAAATTAGACACAGTGATGTAGTCACACACAAttatggaaagttgagtggcaGGAAAATGtgtggtaaaaaaacaaaacaaaaaaaaaacaagtgaaatcaACAGGGATAACTGCACTTTTGAAATGATTGCAAATGGAGTTAGTGCTTCAAGAGCACCATTAAAGATGTTTAGGGAAGCTAAATAGTGTGTTTTATCAATTACAAAATCAGCTGTTTGCCAGAAAATCCTTCATGATTTCTTTGACAAATAAGTTTTATGGGGATGCTGATTTTCTAGCAAGACTTGGAACCAGTTCACACAGTCATGAGTAATGATACTTGCAGTAATGTCCATGAAATTGCTGTTAGTAAATTGCCCTGATTTGTTATTCTCCATGGACCTCAACTCCATggataataacaataataactgtcaatcattattaataataataatttatatatattttattcataaaatataagatatattatatataagatatattttaaatgatcagcaaCACTTTCTTGGACACTGTTTAAAGAGGGCGCATTATTGTTTATGGATATTAAAGGATGTTATTTATGAAATAGGCTACAGAATAGCACTGTGGTAAAAGCGATATTAATATAGGTGATAAAATCATTCAATGGAATTTTCCTTCAACTTAGTTTCCTAGTGTACAAAGCATACTTGAATGTACCATGAGGTTGTTTCAGTGGCCATAAAACCTTGATTGTGCGTGGAATTGCGTAACAACAGGGAAGAACCTGCTAGTGGACTGAACTCGATACATCTGATGATTTGATGTTCGTATGTTGTAACTTAACTCAAACTAAGTTTTTTGTCAGTTAAAGTTGCATTGTTACTTATCACAACATTGTAACAATTATTTACGTCCTAGAacttttgaacttttgaaaaccaaaaagtaATAATTGCGTTCCTAAATTTAGAGAAAGCTTTTCTGCTCTCAAGACTTCAAATCACTTTTATACTGTCGTTTATTAACATTTAGCCGGACTTACTGAATTGTGATCAATAACTACATGTACGTGAAATGTACAGATAATGTGGTGGAACTTTACTTTGCTCACATGTTCAATAATTTGTGTCAtatctttcttttctctgtaaacTGACAGTCAGCTTCTTGTATTTCAGATGAAGCTAATCTCCTGCTGCAGGGCTTTGGTCCTCCTTATCCTCGTCCCCTGCTGCTGTAAAGGAGGACACATATTGGTTCTTCCTATCGAGGGCAGCCACTGAATAAACAtggatattttaataaaagctcTGCACTCCAGAGGACACAGCCTGACTGTTATGTGCCCCAGCAACAGCTGGTACATTAAAGATAACTCTTCCTATTCCAGCACATTCACAGTTTCGGTGAAAAGGAGCTTCTATCAGAAGTTCATCACCAAAATCATATTTGACATCATACAGTTTGAGCGTGGGGCTTTACCTTTGACCAGCTTCCTTTATGCTTCGCTTGGGATGTTCAGCACTACTCTGGAGATTCATAGGACTGTGAGTGAATATGTTTCAGCCATTTGGATGATGCATAGTTACTTAAACATAGTTACATAAACAACACCAAGTTTGATCTAGTTCTCACTGACCCCTGCTGGGGTAGTGGAGCACTTTTGGCCAAATATTTAAGTATTCCTCTAATTTTTAATGTTCGCTGGATAATATCTGAAGAAGGTCAATTTGGCATCGCTCCATCACCATTATCATATATTCCTATCACAGGATCTGGCTACATtgataaaatgactttttttttcaaagggttaaaaacagcattttacaCTATATCATCCGAATGAATGATATGTTGGTACTAAGCAAGTTTACCAGCCACTTTATGAGCAATATCTTGGATCTGATTGTGACTTTGACCATTTAAAGATAGATGCAAACATCCGGCTTATGAGAATTGGCTTTGTGTTTGATTACCCACATCCCACAATGGCTAATATTGTGTACATGGGACGGTTCCACTGTAAACG
This genomic interval from Gambusia affinis linkage group LG02, SWU_Gaff_1.0, whole genome shotgun sequence contains the following:
- the chrna5 gene encoding neuronal acetylcholine receptor subunit alpha-5, with the translated sequence MMLRAGEATTFHVLLMLLPSLCWYHLCHSLQAPNLSSNAKAEDKLFKYLFQNYQKWVRPVEYLNQTISVKFGLAISQLVDVDEKNQLMTTNVWMKQEWVDMKLRWSPEDFLGITNIRVPSDRIWLPDVVLYDNSDGRFEGTITKAVVKYDGTISWNPPANYKSSCTIDVTFFPFDLQNCSMKFGSWTYDGSQVDVLLEDFHVDKQDYFDNGEWEIVKATGSRGLRTDGSSSYPTITYFFIIRRLPLFYTLFLIIPCIGLSFLTILVFYLPSNGGEKISLCTSVLVSLTVFLLVIEEIIPSSSKAIPLIGEYLVFTMIFVTLSIVITVFAINIHHRSSSTHHGMAPWVRRIFLHRLPKLLCMRSHVDRYATARVPESERNIGLEKIKNPTPEITPLLSTQHNLQAALESIRYITMHVVKENQVREVVRDWKFAAQVLDRMFLWAFLLVSVLGSALLFIPVIHKWASIIVPTHPGSTL
- the LOC122820200 gene encoding UDP-glucuronosyltransferase 2C1-like encodes the protein MESRGKATAYLFLIFAVFLSWRVGHGGRILIIPLEGSHWVNMDIMIQALHSRGHSIDVIRTNKSWYINDDSPYYKTITVPVARAFNHDFINPILRKIFALERGESSVLSFMSLQVEMFKAMFDMHGIMCKMASTMLEDKMFMNGLKAKNYDLVMTDPAWGAGIMLAHALKLPLVYNVRWVTSGEGHLALAPSPLSYIPMTGSGLTDKMTFMERVKNVLFYTIWEVQDTFLIRPQYQAICNKFFGPDVRYSDLLREADLWLMRVDFVFEFPRPTMPNAMYIGGFQCEPAKPLPKNLEEFVQSSGQHGVIIMSLGTFVSELPSDVTNKITEAFGQLPQKVIWSYKGIKPANVGKNTLLVNWMPQKDLLGHPKVKLFVAHGGTNGVQEAIYHGVPVVGLPVFYDQYDNLLRLQDRGAAKILTLATVDKEDTFLKTVKEVLSEPSYRINMQRLSILHRDQPMKPIDTALFWIEFVIRHQGAAHLRTESHRLPWYSYYSVDVFLFFLFVVVVITFSIVTTFRLLCLAKCLKGKTNQTKKK